In Streptomyces sp. NBC_01707, a genomic segment contains:
- a CDS encoding DUF6243 family protein, with translation MAKSRNNLLGVGGQRKKLSRAEQQGAGTARNADRKTAADQKQELLRKMRERAQSAESAQSDDSPEQEQQAQS, from the coding sequence GTGGCCAAGAGCCGCAACAACCTCCTCGGCGTCGGCGGACAGCGCAAGAAGCTGTCCCGCGCCGAGCAGCAGGGCGCGGGCACCGCGCGCAACGCCGACCGCAAGACGGCTGCCGACCAGAAGCAGGAACTGCTGCGCAAGATGCGTGAGCGCGCGCAGTCCGCCGAGTCCGCACAGTCGGACGACTCCCCGGAGCAGGAGCAGCAGGCCCAGAGCTGA
- a CDS encoding aldo/keto reductase, giving the protein MTTTRTLGSTGPQVSALGLGCMGMSALYGESDRTESIATIHAALDAGITLLDTGDFYGMGHNELLINEALRTAPGAAREQALTSVKFGALRTVEGAFTGYDGRPAAVKNFAAYSLQRLGTDHIDIYRIARVDPDVPVEETIGAIAELVEAGHVRHIGLSEVGADTIRRAASVAPISDLQIEYSLISRSVEDAILPVCRELGIGVTAYGVLSRGLISGHFSRDRELAPGDFRAMSPRFQGGNLQHNLDLVDALRKIAEQKGVSVAQIAIAWVLGRGTDIVPLVGARRRDRLTEALGALDVTLDAADLTAIEEAVPAGAAAGARYPEQQMAHLDSER; this is encoded by the coding sequence ATGACCACCACCCGCACGCTCGGCTCCACCGGCCCACAGGTCTCCGCACTGGGCCTCGGCTGCATGGGCATGTCCGCGCTGTACGGCGAGAGCGACCGCACCGAGTCGATCGCCACCATCCACGCCGCGCTCGACGCGGGCATCACCCTGCTGGACACCGGCGACTTCTACGGCATGGGTCACAACGAACTGCTGATCAACGAGGCGCTGCGCACCGCTCCCGGCGCTGCTCGCGAGCAGGCGCTGACCAGCGTGAAATTCGGTGCGCTGCGTACGGTCGAAGGCGCCTTCACGGGGTACGACGGCCGCCCTGCCGCCGTGAAGAACTTCGCCGCGTATTCGCTCCAGCGGCTCGGCACCGACCACATCGACATCTACCGGATCGCCCGTGTCGATCCCGATGTCCCGGTCGAGGAGACCATCGGCGCCATCGCCGAACTGGTCGAGGCCGGCCATGTCCGCCACATCGGCCTGTCCGAGGTCGGTGCGGACACGATCCGCCGGGCCGCGTCGGTGGCCCCCATCTCCGATCTGCAGATCGAGTACTCGCTGATCTCCCGGTCCGTCGAGGACGCGATCCTGCCGGTCTGCCGCGAGCTGGGCATCGGCGTCACGGCATACGGGGTGCTGTCCCGCGGCCTGATCAGCGGGCACTTCAGCCGTGACCGCGAGCTGGCCCCCGGCGACTTCCGCGCCATGAGCCCTCGCTTCCAGGGCGGGAACCTCCAGCACAACCTCGACCTGGTCGACGCCCTGCGCAAGATCGCCGAGCAGAAGGGTGTCTCGGTCGCCCAGATCGCCATCGCCTGGGTGCTCGGCCGGGGTACGGACATCGTGCCGCTCGTCGGCGCCCGCCGCCGCGACCGGCTCACCGAGGCTCTCGGCGCCCTGGACGTCACGCTGGACGCCGCCGACCTCACCGCGATCGAGGAGGCCGTCCCGGCGGGTGCAGCCGCCGGTGCGCGCTACCCGGAGCAACAGATGGCCCACCTCGACAGCGAGCGCTGA
- the recO gene encoding DNA repair protein RecO: MSLFRDDGVVLRTQKLGEADRIITILTRGHGRVRAVARGVRRTKSKFGARLEPFSHVDVQFFARGSELIGRGLPLCTQSETIAPYGGGIVTDYARYTAGTAMLETAERFTDHEGEPAVQQYLLLVGGLRTLARGEHAPNLILDAFLLRSLAVNGYAPSFEDCAKCGMPGPNRFFSVAAGGAICGDCRVPGSVVPSAEAVALLSALLTGDWETADACEARHVREGSGLVSAYLHWHLERGLRSLRYVEK, from the coding sequence ATGAGCTTGTTCCGGGACGACGGCGTGGTGCTGCGCACGCAGAAACTGGGCGAGGCCGACCGGATCATCACGATCCTGACCCGCGGCCACGGCCGGGTGCGGGCCGTCGCCCGCGGTGTGCGGCGTACCAAGTCGAAGTTCGGCGCCCGCCTCGAACCGTTCTCCCATGTGGACGTGCAGTTCTTCGCGCGCGGCAGCGAACTGATCGGCCGCGGTCTGCCGCTGTGCACCCAGAGCGAGACGATCGCGCCGTACGGGGGCGGCATCGTCACCGACTACGCCCGGTACACCGCGGGCACCGCGATGCTGGAGACCGCCGAGCGCTTCACCGACCACGAGGGCGAGCCCGCGGTCCAGCAGTACCTGCTGCTCGTCGGCGGGCTGCGCACCCTCGCCCGGGGGGAGCACGCGCCGAACCTGATCCTCGACGCCTTCCTGCTGCGTTCCCTTGCCGTCAACGGTTACGCACCCAGCTTCGAGGACTGCGCGAAGTGCGGAATGCCCGGACCCAACCGATTCTTCTCCGTCGCGGCGGGCGGTGCCATATGCGGCGACTGCCGGGTGCCCGGCAGCGTCGTACCCTCAGCAGAGGCCGTCGCCCTGCTGAGCGCGCTGCTCACCGGTGACTGGGAGACGGCCGACGCGTGCGAGGCGCGGCATGTCAGGGAGGGGAGCGGGCTGGTGTCCGCCTATCTGCACTGGCATCTGGAGCGCGGACTGCGTTCGCTGCGTTACGTAGAGAAGTGA
- a CDS encoding TetR family transcriptional regulator, producing MPSADPLTPERILEATEDVLRRYGPAKATVVDVARALGVSHGSVYRHFRTKSELREAVTARWLTRTEVALTEIINTSAEPAPAKLRHWLAALFEAKRHKAGDDPELFATYIVLIGESTVVEAHIRELVGQLREIVEEGVRGGQFAVDDPAVAAQAVFDATARFHDPAYAAEWQNPAIGAEFTAVSELLLRGLRA from the coding sequence ATGCCGTCAGCCGACCCACTGACCCCCGAGCGCATTCTCGAGGCCACCGAGGACGTGCTGCGCCGCTACGGCCCCGCCAAGGCGACGGTGGTCGACGTGGCCCGCGCGCTCGGCGTCAGCCACGGCAGCGTCTACCGCCACTTCCGTACGAAGTCGGAGCTGCGCGAGGCGGTGACCGCTCGCTGGCTCACCCGGACCGAGGTGGCCCTCACGGAGATCATCAACACCTCGGCTGAGCCCGCCCCGGCGAAGCTGCGGCACTGGCTGGCGGCGCTGTTCGAGGCCAAGCGCCACAAGGCCGGTGACGACCCCGAGCTGTTCGCCACCTACATCGTGCTCATCGGTGAGAGCACGGTCGTCGAGGCGCACATCCGCGAACTGGTCGGCCAGCTGCGGGAGATCGTCGAGGAGGGCGTACGCGGCGGGCAGTTCGCGGTCGACGATCCCGCGGTCGCCGCCCAGGCGGTCTTCGACGCGACAGCGCGCTTCCACGATCCGGCATACGCCGCCGAGTGGCAGAACCCCGCGATCGGCGCCGAGTTCACCGCCGTCTCGGAGCTGTTGCTGCGCGGCCTGCGCGCGTAG
- a CDS encoding isoprenyl transferase, whose product MAVRGILGGRNRRVYKTPEPHPSGATPPKIPGELVPKHVAVVMDGNGRWAKERGLPRTEGHKVGEGVVMDVLKGCIEMGVKNLSLYAFSTENWKRSPEEVKFLMNFNRDVIRRRRDEMDELGIRIRWVGRMPKLWKSVVQELQVAQEQTKDNDKMTLYFCVNYGGRAEIADAAQRIAEDVAAGKLDPAKVNEKTFAKYIYYPDMPDVDLFVRPSGEQRTSNYLIWQSAYAEMVFQDVLWPDFDRRDLWRACLEYAQRDRRFGGAVEGSETAEPTA is encoded by the coding sequence ATGGCAGTACGCGGGATCCTCGGTGGCCGTAACAGGCGCGTATACAAAACCCCCGAGCCACACCCCTCCGGGGCCACACCCCCGAAGATCCCCGGCGAGCTGGTGCCCAAGCACGTCGCCGTCGTGATGGACGGCAACGGCCGCTGGGCCAAGGAACGGGGCCTCCCGCGCACCGAGGGCCACAAGGTCGGCGAGGGCGTCGTCATGGACGTCCTCAAGGGCTGCATCGAGATGGGCGTCAAGAACCTCTCGTTGTACGCCTTCTCCACCGAGAACTGGAAGCGTTCGCCGGAAGAAGTGAAGTTCCTGATGAACTTCAACCGGGACGTCATCCGCCGCCGTCGTGACGAGATGGACGAACTGGGCATCCGCATCCGCTGGGTGGGCCGGATGCCGAAGCTGTGGAAGTCCGTCGTCCAGGAGCTCCAGGTCGCCCAGGAGCAGACGAAGGACAACGACAAGATGACGCTGTACTTCTGCGTCAACTACGGCGGCCGGGCGGAGATCGCCGACGCCGCGCAGCGCATCGCCGAGGACGTCGCGGCCGGAAAGCTGGACCCGGCCAAGGTCAACGAGAAGACCTTCGCGAAGTACATCTACTACCCGGACATGCCGGACGTGGACCTGTTCGTGCGTCCCAGCGGTGAACAGCGCACCTCCAACTACCTGATCTGGCAGAGCGCGTACGCCGAGATGGTCTTCCAGGACGTGCTGTGGCCGGACTTCGACCGGCGCGACCTGTGGCGGGCCTGCCTGGAGTACGCCCAGCGCGACCGGCGCTTCGGCGGCGCGGTGGAGGGTTCGGAAACGGCGGAGCCGACGGCCTGA
- a CDS encoding Fur family transcriptional regulator translates to MATAPISGTNASPVRGRSTRQRAAVAAALDEVDEFRSAQELHDVLKHRGDSVGLTTVYRTLQSLADAGEVDVLRTTDGESVYRRCSTGEHHHHLVCRVCGKAVEVEGPAVEQWAATIASQHGFVNVAHTVEVFGTCAECAECPTAG, encoded by the coding sequence GTGGCGACGGCGCCGATCAGTGGAACGAACGCATCCCCGGTACGCGGCCGGTCGACCCGGCAGCGCGCTGCGGTGGCCGCCGCGCTCGACGAGGTGGACGAGTTCCGCAGCGCCCAGGAGCTGCACGACGTACTCAAGCACCGCGGTGACTCGGTCGGGCTGACCACGGTCTACCGCACCCTGCAGTCCCTCGCCGACGCGGGCGAGGTGGACGTCCTGCGCACCACCGACGGCGAGTCCGTGTACCGGCGGTGCTCGACCGGGGAACACCACCACCATCTGGTGTGCCGGGTCTGCGGCAAGGCCGTCGAGGTCGAGGGGCCGGCGGTGGAGCAGTGGGCGGCGACGATTGCCTCGCAGCACGGTTTCGTGAACGTGGCGCACACGGTGGAGGTCTTCGGTACGTGCGCGGAGTGCGCGGAGTGCCCGACGGCGGGGTGA
- a CDS encoding TerB family tellurite resistance protein, with the protein MKLRICGIRTIWDAVADGEFFCPGCGGDRNYRRLTGRRRFTVLGVPLLRRGTVGPVVECAACRTHFDTDALDHPTTTRFSAMLRDAVHTVALGVLAAGGTTSRTVLETAVATVRGAGFDDCTEEQLSTVVEVLAADIGHGSAFDAAAEACGAALAIELHEALEPLAPHLAPAGRESILLQGARIALADGPYSQAEREVLTTVGAALQLCADDTARLLAAAARTPS; encoded by the coding sequence ATGAAGCTGCGTATCTGCGGCATCCGCACCATCTGGGACGCCGTTGCCGACGGCGAGTTCTTCTGCCCCGGCTGCGGCGGCGACCGCAACTACCGCCGTCTCACCGGCCGTCGGCGCTTCACCGTGCTCGGTGTGCCGCTGCTGCGCCGGGGCACCGTGGGCCCCGTCGTCGAATGCGCCGCCTGCCGCACCCACTTCGACACCGACGCGCTCGACCACCCCACCACCACCCGGTTCTCCGCGATGCTCCGGGACGCCGTACACACGGTCGCCCTCGGCGTCCTCGCCGCCGGTGGCACCACCTCGCGCACGGTCCTGGAGACCGCGGTGGCCACCGTGCGCGGCGCCGGGTTCGACGACTGCACGGAGGAGCAACTCTCCACCGTCGTCGAGGTGCTCGCAGCCGACATCGGCCACGGCTCCGCCTTCGACGCCGCGGCCGAGGCGTGCGGCGCCGCCCTCGCCATCGAGCTCCACGAGGCGCTGGAACCCCTCGCCCCGCATCTGGCGCCCGCCGGACGTGAATCGATCCTGCTGCAGGGTGCCAGGATCGCGCTCGCCGACGGCCCGTACAGCCAGGCCGAGCGCGAGGTGCTGACCACGGTGGGTGCGGCGCTGCAGCTCTGCGCGGACGACACCGCCCGGCTGCTCGCTGCGGCGGCGCGTACCCCGTCCTAG
- a CDS encoding metal ABC transporter substrate-binding protein produces the protein MNVRRLIPTAAVAGAVALGLTGLSACSTSDAAESKNGDKLDVVASFYPMQFLAEEIGGTHVSVTTLTKPGVEPHDLELSPRQIGGLGDADYILYLKGIQPAVDDAIAQSGVRNSVDAAKLTTLEDHGTETGGDEHGHAHEGEGAGADPHIWLDPVKYAEVAKGVGKSLEKADPNHAADYRTNTDALLKKLDALNASYKAGLRTTTTKTFITTHSAFGYLAERYGLVQEGIAGIDPETEPSPARIKDIHSIAEKSNATTVFFETLASDKTAKTVAADTGLKTDVLDPLEGITAKSKGDNYIEVMQSNLAALQKALGAK, from the coding sequence ATGAACGTACGCCGCCTCATACCCACCGCCGCTGTCGCCGGGGCCGTCGCCCTCGGTCTCACCGGGCTCTCCGCCTGCTCCACCTCCGACGCCGCCGAAAGCAAGAACGGGGACAAGCTGGATGTGGTGGCTTCGTTCTATCCCATGCAGTTCCTGGCCGAGGAGATCGGCGGGACCCATGTCTCGGTCACCACACTGACCAAGCCGGGCGTCGAGCCGCACGACCTGGAGCTCAGCCCTCGGCAGATCGGCGGGCTCGGCGACGCCGATTACATCCTGTATCTCAAGGGTATCCAGCCCGCCGTCGACGACGCGATCGCGCAGTCCGGGGTCAGGAACTCCGTGGACGCGGCGAAGCTCACCACGCTGGAGGACCACGGCACGGAGACCGGCGGCGACGAGCACGGCCATGCGCACGAGGGCGAGGGCGCCGGGGCCGACCCGCACATCTGGCTGGACCCGGTGAAGTACGCCGAGGTCGCCAAGGGGGTCGGAAAGTCCCTGGAGAAGGCCGACCCGAACCACGCCGCGGACTACCGCACCAACACGGACGCCCTGCTCAAGAAGCTCGACGCGCTGAACGCGTCGTACAAGGCGGGCCTGCGGACCACCACCACCAAGACGTTCATCACCACCCACTCCGCCTTCGGGTACCTCGCCGAGCGCTACGGGCTCGTCCAGGAGGGCATCGCCGGCATCGACCCCGAGACCGAACCGAGCCCCGCCCGGATCAAGGACATTCACTCCATCGCGGAGAAGAGCAACGCCACCACCGTCTTCTTCGAGACGCTCGCCAGCGACAAGACCGCGAAGACCGTCGCCGCGGACACCGGTCTGAAGACCGACGTCCTCGACCCCCTCGAGGGAATCACCGCCAAGTCCAAGGGCGATAACTACATCGAGGTCATGCAGTCCAATCTCGCCGCGCTCCAGAAGGCGCTCGGCGCGAAGTGA
- a CDS encoding MFS transporter, giving the protein MSESTVRTQTSTLTTRVVRHDHPIPVLGTLGLFTVLIGAALPLIDFFIVNVALPTIDKDLSAGPALLELVVAGYGLSYAVLLVLGGRLGDMAGRRRLFLTGMAAFALTSLACGLAPNAWTLVGARVAQGASAALMLPQVLATIQAATSGHRRARAMSLYGATAGLSMVAGQILGGVLVAAAPLSSVFGESAGWRSVFLVNVPVAAVGLVLAARAVPETRSDRPAPIDVPGTLLLAVSLVTLLAPLTEGRAAGWPAWTWISLALFPIAAAAFYRVEQRADRRGQIPLIPPSLLRLDSLRRGLALVLPFSLGFGGFMFVIAVALQQGLKLGPAAAGLALAPMAVAFFAASLAGPRLVRRFGSRVVTAGGLIQGAGVAVLALTVWLGWPGLGIPALLPGVAIAGLGQGLQLPVLFRIVLSDVPAERAGVGGGVMTTTQQAALALGVATLGTLFLALVPGSGMRDALIVALLVQLAAVALTTLLSLRLPRTVA; this is encoded by the coding sequence GTGAGTGAATCCACCGTACGGACGCAGACATCCACCCTCACCACCCGTGTGGTGCGGCACGACCATCCCATCCCGGTACTCGGCACGCTCGGACTGTTCACCGTGCTGATCGGTGCGGCCCTGCCGCTCATCGACTTCTTCATCGTCAATGTCGCCCTGCCGACGATCGACAAGGATCTGTCCGCGGGCCCCGCACTGCTCGAACTGGTCGTGGCGGGCTACGGACTCTCGTACGCCGTCCTGCTCGTCCTCGGCGGCAGGCTCGGCGACATGGCCGGGCGGCGCCGGCTCTTCCTCACCGGCATGGCGGCCTTCGCTCTCACCTCGCTGGCCTGCGGACTCGCCCCGAATGCCTGGACACTCGTCGGGGCACGGGTGGCGCAAGGCGCCTCGGCCGCGCTGATGCTGCCTCAGGTGCTCGCCACCATCCAGGCCGCCACCTCCGGACACCGGCGGGCACGTGCGATGAGCCTCTACGGGGCGACGGCCGGGCTCTCGATGGTCGCCGGCCAGATCCTCGGCGGCGTACTGGTCGCCGCCGCTCCGCTGTCGTCGGTGTTCGGCGAGAGCGCGGGCTGGCGGTCGGTCTTCCTGGTGAACGTGCCGGTGGCAGCGGTGGGGCTGGTCCTGGCCGCGCGTGCGGTGCCGGAGACCCGCTCGGATCGGCCCGCGCCCATCGACGTACCGGGGACGCTCCTGCTGGCCGTTTCCCTGGTGACGCTGCTGGCGCCCCTGACGGAGGGACGGGCCGCGGGCTGGCCGGCGTGGACCTGGATCTCCCTCGCACTGTTCCCGATCGCCGCGGCCGCCTTCTACCGGGTCGAACAGCGCGCCGACCGGCGCGGACAGATCCCGCTGATCCCGCCGAGCCTGCTGCGACTGGACTCGCTGCGGCGCGGTCTGGCGCTGGTCCTGCCGTTCTCGCTCGGCTTCGGCGGCTTCATGTTCGTCATCGCGGTGGCGCTGCAGCAGGGCCTGAAGCTCGGTCCGGCGGCGGCCGGGCTGGCGTTGGCGCCGATGGCGGTGGCCTTCTTCGCGGCCTCGCTGGCCGGTCCGCGGCTGGTACGGCGGTTCGGAAGCCGGGTCGTGACGGCGGGCGGGCTGATCCAGGGCGCGGGCGTCGCGGTGCTCGCGCTCACCGTGTGGCTCGGCTGGCCCGGCCTGGGGATCCCGGCCCTGCTGCCGGGCGTCGCGATCGCCGGTCTCGGCCAGGGGCTGCAACTGCCGGTCCTGTTCCGCATCGTGCTCTCCGACGTGCCGGCCGAGCGGGCCGGGGTGGGCGGCGGAGTGATGACGACGACGCAGCAGGCCGCTCTGGCCCTGGGGGTGGCCACGCTCGGCACGCTGTTCCTCGCCCTGGTCCCCGGATCAGGCATGCGGGACGCGCTGATCGTGGCGCTGCTGGTGCAACTGGCGGCGGTGGCGCTGACGACGCTGCTGAGCCTGCGGCTGCCGCGCACGGTGGCATGA
- a CDS encoding glycine--tRNA ligase: MAADKIDSIVSLSKRRGFVYPCSEIYGGQKAAWDYGPLGVELKENLKRQWWRYMVTSREDVVGIDSSVILAPEVWVASGHVATFTDPLTECTSCHKRFRADHLEEAYEEKHGKPPVNGLADLNCPNCGNKGTFTEPKQFSGLLSTHLGPTQDSGSVAYLRPETAQGIFTNFGQVQQTSRKKPPFGIAQMGKSFRNEITPGNFIFRTREFEQMEMEFFVKPGEDEQWQEYWMEQRWNWYTDLGLREENMRWFEHPKEKLSHYSKRTADIEYRFRFGGSEWGELEGVANRTDYDLKAHSTASGTDLSFFDQEAGERWTPYVIEPAAGVGRSMLAFLLDAYIEDEAPNAKGVMEKRTVMRLDPRLAPVKVAVLPLSRNPQLSPKAKGLATDLRKNWNIEFDDAGAIGRRYRRQDEIGTPFCVTVDFDTLDDNAVTVRERDTMKQERVSLDQIQAYLGARLLGC; the protein is encoded by the coding sequence GTGGCCGCCGACAAGATCGACTCCATCGTCAGCCTGAGCAAGCGCCGTGGCTTCGTTTACCCCTGCAGTGAGATCTACGGTGGCCAGAAGGCCGCCTGGGACTACGGGCCGCTGGGCGTTGAGCTCAAGGAGAACCTCAAGCGCCAGTGGTGGCGCTACATGGTCACTTCGCGCGAAGACGTGGTCGGTATCGACTCGTCGGTCATCCTCGCCCCCGAGGTATGGGTCGCCTCCGGCCACGTCGCCACGTTCACCGATCCGCTGACCGAGTGCACCTCCTGCCACAAGCGCTTCCGCGCGGACCACCTGGAGGAGGCGTACGAGGAGAAGCACGGCAAGCCGCCCGTCAACGGCCTCGCCGACCTCAACTGCCCCAACTGTGGCAACAAGGGCACCTTCACCGAGCCCAAGCAGTTCTCGGGTCTGCTCTCCACGCACCTCGGCCCGACCCAGGACTCCGGCTCGGTCGCCTACCTGCGCCCCGAGACCGCGCAGGGCATCTTCACCAACTTCGGTCAGGTGCAGCAGACCTCGCGCAAGAAGCCGCCGTTCGGCATCGCGCAGATGGGCAAGTCCTTCCGGAACGAGATCACTCCGGGCAACTTCATCTTCCGCACCCGCGAGTTCGAGCAGATGGAGATGGAGTTCTTCGTCAAGCCGGGCGAGGACGAGCAGTGGCAGGAGTACTGGATGGAGCAGCGCTGGAACTGGTACACGGACCTGGGCCTGCGCGAGGAGAACATGCGGTGGTTCGAGCACCCGAAGGAGAAGCTCTCCCACTACTCCAAGCGCACCGCTGACATCGAGTACCGCTTCCGCTTCGGCGGCAGCGAGTGGGGCGAGCTGGAGGGCGTCGCCAACCGTACGGACTACGACCTCAAGGCCCACTCCACCGCTTCCGGCACGGACCTGTCGTTCTTCGACCAGGAGGCCGGCGAGCGCTGGACTCCGTACGTCATCGAGCCGGCGGCCGGTGTCGGCCGTTCGATGCTCGCCTTCCTCCTCGACGCCTACATCGAGGACGAGGCGCCCAACGCCAAGGGCGTCATGGAGAAGCGCACCGTGATGCGCCTCGACCCGCGCCTCGCGCCGGTCAAGGTCGCGGTGCTGCCGCTCTCCCGTAACCCGCAGCTGTCGCCGAAGGCCAAGGGCCTCGCCACCGATCTGCGGAAGAACTGGAACATCGAGTTCGACGACGCGGGCGCCATCGGCCGCCGTTACCGTCGTCAGGACGAGATCGGTACGCCGTTCTGCGTCACCGTCGACTTCGACACCCTCGACGACAACGCGGTGACGGTGCGCGAGCGCGACACCATGAAGCAGGAGCGCGTCTCGCTGGACCAGATCCAGGCCTACCTCGGCGCCCGGCTGCTGGGCTGCTGA
- a CDS encoding metal ABC transporter permease, whose protein sequence is MMTEFLQPPFMQRALLAAVLVGVIAPAVGIYLVQRRQALMGDGIGHIAMTGVGLGFLLSTSPVWMATAVAVVGSVVMELVRWYGRTRGDIALAMLFYGGMAGGVLLINLSDTGSNANLTSYLFGSLSTVSSEDITAICLLAAFVLLVTLGLRRQLFAVSQDEEFARVTGLPVRALNLLIAVTAAVTVTVAMRVVGLLLVSALMVVPVAAAQQISKSFKVTFVLSVVIGTAVTLAGTVTSYYQDVPPGATIVLLAIGVFVALTLLAAPLAARRARRSETATAQCTLEGKAPDVPASRPASDDVRV, encoded by the coding sequence CTGATGACGGAATTCCTCCAGCCCCCCTTCATGCAGCGGGCCCTGCTCGCCGCCGTACTCGTCGGCGTCATCGCCCCCGCCGTCGGGATCTACCTCGTCCAGCGCCGCCAGGCCCTGATGGGCGACGGAATCGGCCATATCGCGATGACCGGTGTCGGCCTCGGCTTCCTGCTCTCCACCAGCCCCGTCTGGATGGCCACGGCCGTCGCCGTCGTCGGCTCGGTCGTCATGGAACTGGTCCGCTGGTACGGGCGCACCCGCGGCGACATCGCGCTGGCCATGCTGTTCTACGGAGGCATGGCGGGCGGGGTGCTGCTGATCAACCTCTCCGACACCGGGTCCAACGCCAATCTCACCTCGTACCTCTTCGGCTCGCTGTCCACGGTCTCGTCCGAGGACATCACCGCGATCTGTCTGCTCGCCGCCTTCGTGCTGCTGGTGACACTGGGGCTGCGTCGCCAGCTGTTCGCGGTCAGCCAGGACGAGGAATTCGCCCGGGTCACCGGGCTGCCGGTGCGGGCACTGAATCTGCTGATCGCGGTCACGGCGGCGGTGACCGTCACCGTCGCGATGCGCGTCGTCGGCCTGCTGCTGGTCAGCGCGCTGATGGTGGTCCCGGTCGCGGCCGCGCAGCAGATCTCGAAGTCCTTCAAGGTGACGTTCGTACTGTCCGTCGTCATCGGCACGGCGGTGACCCTGGCCGGCACCGTGACCTCGTACTACCAGGACGTGCCGCCCGGCGCGACGATCGTGCTGCTGGCCATCGGCGTCTTCGTCGCCCTGACCCTGCTCGCCGCACCGCTGGCCGCACGGCGCGCCCGACGCAGCGAAACGGCTACGGCGCAGTGCACCCTGGAAGGGAAGGCTCCGGACGTACCGGCTTCCCGACCGGCCTCGGACGACGTCCGGGTTTGA
- a CDS encoding YcxB family protein: MSEQQGTVHGAVELRYRPVLQDYSATLRARNRVSAAGRRQRILGVAATGCAVVATALSLVSGTDVPVPLLVALLFCGPVLLLSPWLMARQLFRFVGRQGEFRVRVEESGVTVDTDNSSTVVRWQAQPRYLETADLFVMLSDDRNAVGLTVVAKRGVQDPSDVDRLREIFDRHLTKV; this comes from the coding sequence ATGAGCGAGCAACAGGGGACCGTGCACGGTGCGGTCGAGCTGAGATACCGACCGGTGCTGCAGGACTACTCGGCGACGCTCCGCGCCCGCAACCGGGTCAGCGCGGCGGGCCGACGGCAGCGGATTCTGGGGGTGGCCGCGACGGGGTGCGCCGTCGTGGCCACCGCACTGTCCCTGGTGAGTGGCACCGACGTCCCGGTGCCGCTGCTGGTGGCGCTGCTGTTCTGCGGCCCGGTGCTGCTCCTGAGCCCGTGGCTGATGGCGCGCCAGCTGTTCCGGTTCGTGGGGCGGCAGGGCGAGTTCCGGGTACGGGTCGAGGAGTCCGGCGTCACCGTCGACACCGACAACTCCAGTACGGTCGTCAGGTGGCAGGCGCAGCCGCGGTACCTGGAGACAGCAGATCTCTTCGTGATGCTCAGCGACGACAGGAACGCCGTCGGCCTGACCGTGGTGGCCAAGCGCGGCGTCCAGGACCCGTCCGACGTGGACCGCCTGCGTGAGATCTTCGACCGGCACCTGACAAAGGTCTGA
- a CDS encoding metal ABC transporter ATP-binding protein produces the protein MPEPRSTKPDPVITLRGATATLGARPVLRGIDLTVRRGEVAALLGANGSGKSTAVRSVIGQVPLTSGSVELFGTPLRRFRNWARIGYVPQRTTAASGVPATIREVVAAGRLSRTKLGPLRKADRDAVDRAIELVGLGDRAKDSVSALSGGQHQRVLIARALAAEPELLIMDEPMAGVDLASQEILADTLREQVATGTTVLLVLHELGPLEPLIDRAIVLRDGCVMHDGPPPKALGQHALPGHDHVHPHAASEPARTGLLT, from the coding sequence ATGCCCGAGCCCCGGAGCACCAAGCCCGACCCCGTGATCACCCTGCGCGGAGCCACGGCCACGCTCGGCGCGCGCCCTGTACTGCGCGGCATCGATCTCACCGTGCGCCGCGGTGAGGTCGCCGCCCTGCTCGGCGCCAACGGCTCCGGCAAGTCGACCGCCGTCCGGTCCGTCATCGGCCAGGTCCCGCTGACCAGCGGCTCGGTCGAGCTGTTCGGCACCCCGCTGCGCCGCTTCCGCAACTGGGCGCGGATCGGCTACGTACCGCAGCGCACGACGGCGGCGAGTGGCGTTCCTGCCACGATCCGCGAGGTCGTCGCCGCCGGGCGGCTGTCCCGTACGAAGCTGGGACCGCTGCGCAAGGCGGACCGGGACGCCGTCGACCGGGCCATCGAGCTCGTCGGCCTCGGCGACCGGGCCAAGGACTCGGTGAGCGCCCTCTCCGGCGGGCAGCACCAGCGCGTGCTCATCGCCCGCGCACTCGCCGCCGAACCCGAGCTGCTGATCATGGACGAGCCGATGGCGGGCGTCGACCTGGCCAGCCAGGAGATCCTCGCCGATACGCTGCGTGAGCAGGTCGCCACGGGCACCACCGTGCTGCTCGTGCTGCACGAACTGGGCCCGCTGGAGCCCCTCATCGACCGCGCGATCGTGCTGCGCGACGGCTGTGTGATGCACGACGGGCCGCCCCCGAAGGCCCTGGGCCAGCACGCGCTGCCCGGCCACGACCACGTACACCCCCACGCGGCTTCCGAGCCCGCCCGGACGGGACTGCTGACCTGA